The following proteins are co-located in the Pseudoalteromonas sp. N1230-9 genome:
- a CDS encoding response regulator → MAELNLEQLQIELKAFHGINDSHTLKAQLEKVLLPYFSFKEFCLINFEDSKASLEMRTIKYIEFDEALLKSKLQHTQSQWLLNEDNSLFYSNEFVNNLIFHVEISEHTTQCMVFFDIKQQVKFNEKSQAGIMILLQQVAVQLAAQTRLNRQKFHSTSLLTRLGELSELFRDFASEWFWRTNKEGLFINVLTTESHSNLYKRHFLHKNFASIITEQEQSQLKKWSHFKHLIADHAEFLDFEFEVNSSPPAWVSFSGKPQFDSSGKFRGYLGIAKDITVSKDREQALQQAKEKAEEASLAKSQFLTVMSHEIRTPMNAIVGMLELLADSELSDKQNRWLDYANSSADLLLDLISDVLDFSKIESGSMELDIKATDVNALVKNITSQFQETTQNSKVVFSTELKEGLPDKINIDGVRVGQILFNILDNAIKFTEIGTVNFIADFSDTHLLFEVADTGQGIPSSQIESIYDAFKQHDYGVNRQIEGIGLGLSITKSLVDLMKGEIKVTSKVNIGTKFTICIPYTIVTNDKQTVENDQPLEPMTILVTEDNKTNQVLIKAFLEKLNHHVTLADNGQQAIDKIQLKHYDLVLMDMMMPVMDGITATKYIRNELNMALPILALTANASYQDKATCIEAGMNKVLTKPIRFHDLNRALRILFSQ, encoded by the coding sequence ATGGCGGAGTTAAACTTAGAGCAATTACAAATTGAGTTAAAAGCATTTCATGGCATAAATGATAGCCACACTCTCAAAGCTCAACTTGAAAAAGTGCTTCTGCCATATTTTTCGTTTAAAGAGTTTTGCTTAATAAACTTTGAAGACTCAAAAGCTTCCCTCGAAATGCGCACAATAAAGTACATTGAATTTGATGAAGCTTTATTAAAATCCAAATTACAACACACACAGTCACAGTGGTTGCTTAATGAAGATAACTCGCTGTTTTATAGTAATGAATTTGTCAACAACCTAATTTTTCATGTTGAGATATCTGAGCATACAACTCAGTGCATGGTATTTTTTGACATAAAACAGCAAGTTAAATTTAATGAAAAATCACAAGCTGGCATCATGATTTTATTGCAACAAGTAGCGGTTCAACTAGCTGCGCAAACTCGGCTTAATCGGCAAAAGTTTCACTCAACCTCCTTATTAACGCGACTTGGCGAGTTATCTGAGTTATTTAGAGACTTTGCGAGTGAATGGTTTTGGCGTACTAATAAAGAAGGGCTATTTATTAATGTTTTAACTACAGAGAGTCACAGTAACTTATACAAACGCCACTTTTTACATAAAAATTTTGCTTCCATCATCACTGAACAAGAACAAAGCCAGTTAAAAAAATGGTCTCATTTTAAGCACTTAATCGCTGATCATGCTGAGTTTTTAGATTTTGAATTTGAAGTTAACTCGTCTCCACCTGCATGGGTGTCGTTTAGTGGTAAACCACAATTTGATTCAAGTGGAAAATTTAGGGGGTATTTGGGCATAGCTAAAGACATCACTGTAAGTAAAGATCGTGAACAAGCACTGCAACAAGCCAAAGAAAAGGCTGAAGAAGCAAGCCTTGCTAAATCTCAATTTCTAACTGTAATGTCGCATGAGATAAGAACCCCAATGAACGCAATCGTTGGTATGCTTGAATTACTTGCTGATTCCGAACTAAGTGATAAACAAAATCGCTGGCTTGATTATGCTAATTCGAGCGCAGACCTGTTGCTAGATTTAATTAGTGATGTACTGGATTTTTCTAAAATTGAAAGCGGCTCGATGGAGCTCGATATAAAAGCCACTGACGTAAATGCACTCGTTAAAAATATAACTTCACAATTTCAAGAAACAACACAGAATTCAAAAGTGGTGTTTTCAACTGAGTTAAAAGAAGGGTTACCAGATAAGATCAATATAGATGGAGTGCGAGTGGGTCAAATATTATTTAATATTTTAGACAACGCAATCAAGTTTACAGAAATTGGCACAGTAAATTTTATTGCTGATTTTAGCGATACACATCTATTGTTTGAAGTAGCTGATACAGGCCAAGGTATACCATCCTCTCAAATTGAGTCTATTTATGATGCTTTTAAGCAACACGACTATGGAGTAAACAGACAAATCGAAGGTATTGGCTTAGGCCTTAGTATCACCAAAAGTCTTGTTGATTTAATGAAAGGGGAAATTAAAGTCACAAGTAAAGTTAATATTGGTACTAAATTTACTATCTGTATTCCCTATACAATAGTGACAAATGATAAACAAACTGTAGAAAATGACCAACCGCTTGAACCAATGACAATTCTCGTCACTGAAGACAATAAAACTAACCAAGTCTTGATTAAAGCTTTTCTAGAGAAGTTAAATCATCACGTAACGCTTGCAGACAATGGTCAACAAGCTATCGATAAAATTCAACTTAAGCATTACGATCTAGTGCTTATGGATATGATGATGCCAGTGATGGATGGTATAACAGCAACGAAGTATATTCGTAATGAGCTAAACATGGCGCTGCCAATCCTTGCACTAACAGCTAATGCTTCATACCAAGATAAAGCAACATGTATTGAAGCAGGTATGAACAAAGTGCTGACAAAACCAATTCGTTTTCACGATCTAAATCGCGCCTTACGGATTTTATTCAGCCAATGA
- a CDS encoding Na+/H+ antiporter family protein → MNAVIVGVMLMLVLTLCRINVIVAMTVSAIVAGLTAGLGLTETVNAFNDGLSGGAEIALSYAMLGAFAVAISKSGLTRILASKLLKQVNENSHRGETTLSYLILSIILLCAISSQNLIPVHIAFIPILIPPLLVVFNKLRLDRRAIACILTFGLATSYMVLPYGFGGIYLYSILHKNLTENGLEIVNTQVPIAMIIPAIGMLFGLLVAVFISYRKRRSYESHSLTEQQQEVVIEQPKKVLAVGIAAVLCSLIAQNISGSMILGGLVGVAIFTLFGVVKLEQNGDVFSKGIAMMAMIGFIMISAQGFASVMKATGDVATLVTSAAGLIEGNKPLAAALILLVGLLITMGIGSSFSTVPIIATLFVPLCMELNFSVMATAALVGTAGALGDAGSPASDSTLGPTSGLNADGQHDHIWDSVVPTFIHFNIPLLIAGWVAAMVL, encoded by the coding sequence ATGAATGCAGTAATTGTCGGCGTTATGTTGATGCTGGTTTTAACGCTTTGTCGAATTAATGTCATTGTCGCGATGACAGTAAGTGCTATTGTTGCGGGCTTAACCGCAGGCCTTGGTTTAACTGAAACTGTTAATGCATTCAATGATGGCTTATCGGGTGGCGCAGAAATAGCACTGAGCTATGCGATGTTAGGTGCGTTTGCGGTGGCTATTTCTAAGTCAGGTTTAACACGTATTTTAGCGTCTAAGTTACTTAAGCAAGTAAACGAGAATAGCCATAGAGGCGAAACTACGCTTAGTTATCTTATATTAAGTATTATTTTACTCTGTGCGATTTCATCGCAAAATTTGATACCCGTACATATTGCTTTTATCCCAATTCTAATTCCGCCTTTACTTGTTGTGTTTAACAAGTTACGTCTTGATAGGCGTGCCATTGCGTGTATCTTAACCTTCGGCTTAGCCACCTCTTATATGGTGCTACCCTATGGTTTTGGTGGCATTTACTTATATTCCATTTTGCACAAAAACCTCACTGAAAATGGCTTAGAGATTGTTAATACACAAGTACCAATTGCAATGATCATTCCAGCTATTGGGATGTTATTTGGTTTATTGGTTGCGGTATTTATCAGCTATCGAAAACGCCGTAGTTATGAGTCTCATAGCCTAACAGAGCAACAACAAGAGGTTGTGATAGAGCAGCCTAAAAAGGTGTTAGCTGTTGGTATTGCTGCCGTACTTTGCTCTTTAATCGCACAAAATATTAGTGGCTCTATGATCTTAGGCGGCCTTGTTGGTGTAGCGATATTTACCTTGTTTGGTGTTGTTAAGCTTGAGCAAAACGGCGATGTATTCAGTAAAGGCATTGCTATGATGGCGATGATTGGTTTTATTATGATTTCAGCACAGGGCTTTGCTTCGGTGATGAAAGCAACGGGTGATGTCGCTACATTAGTTACCTCTGCCGCAGGGTTAATTGAAGGTAACAAGCCTCTTGCCGCAGCATTAATTTTACTCGTAGGGTTATTAATCACTATGGGCATTGGTAGCTCGTTTTCAACAGTGCCAATTATAGCCACCCTATTTGTACCACTTTGTATGGAACTTAATTTTTCGGTTATGGCAACTGCTGCATTGGTTGGTACCGCGGGCGCTTTAGGTGATGCAGGCTCCCCTGCCTCAGACTCAACACTTGGCCCAACATCAGGCCTAAACGCGGATGGTCAACACGACCATATTTGGGATTCTGTGGTACCTACTTTTATCCACTTTAATATTCCGCTACTTATTGCAGGCTGGGTTGCGGCTATGGTTTTGTAG
- a CDS encoding transglutaminase family protein, producing the protein MNTPLINTVLSLLFIVISGFLFTEVPTPFLVILAGLSFLNLFLGKFYKKLNGLVANILAAVSLIALFVLVGVSDTVKLFVSMMLLASNFKLLQAKTVKQYQTVCLLVFFNLSTVYLFHQGLFETLVVSVLYIVNFAVLGYLTSPQSFKAANKQSFKTILLALPIAAFLILFLPKIPAFWQLPGPKLAKTGLSEQVNPFSIAKLAESDDLVFRVEQQPGQAIQAPYYWRSLIHDEFNGSDWLISDILKSQQFNPIRRTITQSNSVNYQVIAEPSSSSWLFALGFAHSTNSDVHATYNGLLKRKGNLNKNIKYAVISSEATLSLNGFEKRLYTRLPKTTNPQTTALAKELAAKHENAQGYFNALLNYFNQQQFAYTLTPTPMYGDNTLDQFVFDTKRGFCGHYASTAAFMFRVAGYPARVVSGYLGGEQTKAATLNIYQYDAHAWVEVFFDQKWHIFDATAVVAPERLNGSLSQLGDLNESFNDNLNFGLKRWSHFKAINWLRIQLEELDYKWTNWVLTFDQESQQSLFDSLFGNKSAWLTPLVVLGTLLLSFTGYFLYSKRPVRSSDPLVDDITKLYQWAKKQGHSPLDTNTPLQNIALIKQQIPSSKPYLNEFEQIIVEVRYQQQSYTQNRKNRVRVLLNSLKTAK; encoded by the coding sequence ATGAATACGCCGCTTATAAATACTGTTTTATCACTGCTGTTTATTGTTATCAGTGGTTTTTTGTTTACTGAAGTACCTACTCCATTTTTAGTCATATTGGCAGGCTTAAGCTTTTTAAACCTGTTTTTAGGTAAGTTTTATAAAAAACTAAATGGATTGGTGGCAAATATTTTGGCTGCAGTTAGCTTAATTGCTTTATTTGTTCTGGTTGGTGTGAGCGATACGGTAAAGTTGTTTGTATCCATGATGCTACTTGCTAGCAACTTTAAATTGTTACAAGCGAAAACCGTTAAACAGTATCAAACTGTGTGTTTACTGGTGTTTTTTAACCTTTCAACGGTGTATTTATTCCATCAAGGGTTATTTGAAACCTTGGTAGTCAGTGTACTTTATATTGTTAACTTTGCGGTACTTGGCTATTTAACTAGCCCGCAAAGCTTTAAGGCCGCTAACAAACAAAGTTTTAAAACCATATTACTGGCCTTACCAATAGCAGCATTTTTGATTTTGTTTTTACCTAAAATACCGGCGTTTTGGCAGCTACCGGGGCCAAAGCTCGCGAAAACGGGTTTATCAGAGCAAGTTAACCCCTTTTCTATTGCGAAATTAGCTGAGTCAGATGACCTAGTATTTCGGGTAGAACAACAGCCAGGGCAAGCCATACAAGCCCCCTATTACTGGCGAAGCCTTATTCATGATGAGTTTAATGGTAGTGACTGGTTAATATCGGACATTTTGAAGTCTCAACAATTTAACCCAATTCGCCGTACAATTACTCAAAGTAATAGCGTTAATTATCAGGTTATTGCAGAGCCCTCATCTTCAAGTTGGCTATTTGCCCTTGGCTTTGCACACAGTACTAATTCAGATGTGCACGCTACTTACAATGGCTTGTTAAAACGCAAAGGTAACTTAAACAAAAACATTAAATACGCGGTAATCAGTAGTGAGGCTACGCTGAGTCTGAATGGCTTTGAAAAACGCTTATACACTCGCTTACCGAAAACAACCAATCCACAAACAACAGCATTGGCAAAAGAGTTGGCTGCTAAGCATGAAAATGCGCAAGGTTACTTTAACGCATTACTTAATTACTTTAATCAGCAGCAGTTTGCTTACACATTAACACCTACGCCAATGTATGGTGATAATACGTTAGACCAGTTTGTGTTTGATACCAAACGTGGTTTTTGTGGCCACTATGCCAGCACGGCTGCATTTATGTTTCGTGTCGCTGGTTACCCTGCCCGTGTTGTGTCGGGTTATTTAGGAGGAGAACAAACTAAAGCCGCTACGCTTAACATTTACCAGTATGATGCGCATGCGTGGGTTGAGGTGTTCTTCGACCAAAAATGGCACATATTCGATGCCACCGCTGTTGTTGCCCCAGAGCGTTTAAATGGTTCGTTATCACAACTGGGGGATTTAAACGAAAGCTTTAACGACAATCTTAACTTTGGTCTAAAGCGCTGGAGCCATTTTAAAGCAATAAACTGGCTTAGAATTCAGCTTGAAGAGCTCGACTATAAATGGACTAACTGGGTGCTTACGTTTGACCAAGAATCACAGCAAAGTTTATTTGACTCACTGTTTGGTAATAAGTCAGCATGGCTTACGCCATTAGTTGTGTTAGGTACTTTATTACTGAGCTTTACTGGCTATTTTTTATATAGTAAGCGCCCAGTTCGAAGTAGCGATCCATTGGTTGATGACATCACTAAGCTTTATCAGTGGGCTAAAAAGCAAGGCCACTCGCCTCTTGATACCAACACACCACTACAAAATATCGCTTTGATCAAACAGCAGATACCAAGTTCAAAGCCTTATTTAAACGAATTTGAGCAAATAATCGTCGAAGTACGCTATCAACAACAATCATATACTCAAAATCGCAAAAACCGTGTGCGAGTTCTGTTAAACTCTCTCAAAACAGCCAAATAG
- a CDS encoding DUF58 domain-containing protein, translating into MFKRPAFVNQFRQSVFNKLLKNKHKSNEIELQHKTIYVLPSKLGGQFLLIALLNFVMGINYQNNLILAMAYLMVVVLLFAILTGYKNVRGLSVKYQSVNGSYAPEAPFARFQVQAQSHCELIKLVNENLESETVSLQNKEKKTVEIALKYSERGAYDFDRVKIISHFPFGLVSVWSYIEPTETVYVYPQPIASEKLDTQLHDNDEHDGDNAQVKAGNDDFHQLTPFVQGTALNKVSWKHYAKTQQLLTKEFTSDASQELALNFNMITGNNEQRLSQLCFLVNQLTDQHMAFSLTLPKKYIAKGQGINHQKACLQALAEF; encoded by the coding sequence ATGTTTAAGCGCCCTGCTTTTGTTAATCAATTTCGTCAATCGGTTTTTAATAAGTTATTAAAAAACAAGCATAAATCTAACGAAATTGAGCTTCAACATAAAACGATTTATGTATTACCCTCAAAACTCGGTGGGCAGTTTTTACTGATTGCACTACTTAATTTTGTAATGGGCATTAACTATCAAAACAACCTGATTTTAGCCATGGCGTATTTAATGGTGGTTGTTTTGCTGTTTGCGATACTCACCGGCTATAAAAATGTAAGGGGGTTATCAGTTAAATACCAGTCAGTTAATGGAAGTTATGCGCCAGAAGCCCCTTTTGCGCGCTTTCAAGTACAAGCACAATCACACTGTGAACTTATAAAACTAGTTAATGAAAACCTTGAATCTGAAACTGTGTCACTACAAAATAAAGAGAAAAAGACCGTTGAAATAGCACTTAAATACAGTGAACGTGGTGCTTATGACTTTGATAGAGTTAAAATTATTAGTCACTTTCCATTTGGTTTAGTGTCTGTGTGGAGTTACATAGAGCCAACAGAAACGGTGTATGTTTACCCACAGCCTATCGCTTCTGAAAAGCTTGATACTCAGCTCCATGACAATGACGAACACGACGGCGATAACGCACAAGTTAAAGCGGGTAATGATGACTTTCATCAACTTACCCCTTTTGTGCAAGGTACAGCGCTTAATAAGGTATCGTGGAAACACTACGCTAAAACTCAGCAGCTATTAACGAAAGAGTTTACCAGTGATGCATCACAGGAATTAGCGCTTAATTTCAATATGATAACTGGCAATAACGAACAACGTTTAAGCCAATTATGCTTTTTGGTAAACCAATTAACCGATCAACACATGGCTTTTTCGTTAACCTTGCCCAAGAAATACATTGCTAAAGGCCAAGGGATCAATCATCAAAAAGCCTGCCTGCAAGCATTAGCGGAGTTTTAA
- a CDS encoding AAA family ATPase codes for MNSTIQLIIDDLSTVIFGKQQQIKLSLTCLFSEGHLLIEDLPGMGKTTLSHALAAVLGLSYQRIQFTSDLLPSDILGTNIFDAKEHSFSFHQGPVFSQVVLGDEINRAGPKTQSALLEAMEEKQVTVDSVKHALPSPFFVIATQNPVHQSGTYPLPESQLDRFFMRISLGFPDKHAEKNLILGLNNRNYDDLPVRINPEQLTVIQKEINTVTISNAVVDYILELVAYTRQDNHFVNPLSPRASIALARAAKSWAYIEGRDFVMPEDVQAVFPSVTDHRLGLNAGDSGYALKHVPVSL; via the coding sequence ATGAATTCGACAATCCAACTCATTATAGATGACCTATCAACGGTTATTTTTGGTAAGCAACAACAAATCAAACTCTCCCTTACGTGTTTATTTAGTGAAGGCCACCTGTTAATTGAAGATTTACCAGGCATGGGAAAAACCACGTTATCTCATGCACTTGCCGCAGTGCTTGGCTTGTCGTATCAACGTATACAATTTACCAGTGACTTATTACCTTCTGACATTCTTGGTACTAACATCTTTGATGCTAAAGAACATAGTTTTTCATTTCATCAAGGTCCTGTATTTAGCCAAGTTGTTTTAGGCGATGAAATTAACCGTGCAGGTCCTAAAACACAAAGTGCACTGTTAGAAGCAATGGAAGAAAAACAAGTAACGGTAGATTCGGTTAAACACGCCCTACCATCACCATTTTTTGTGATTGCTACGCAAAACCCTGTGCATCAATCTGGCACTTATCCGTTACCAGAATCACAATTAGACCGCTTTTTCATGCGTATTAGTTTAGGTTTTCCTGATAAACACGCTGAGAAAAACCTCATTTTAGGTTTAAATAATCGTAATTATGATGACTTGCCTGTTCGCATAAACCCTGAGCAACTTACTGTTATTCAAAAAGAAATAAACACTGTAACGATAAGCAACGCAGTGGTTGATTATATCCTTGAGCTCGTTGCGTATACTCGCCAAGATAATCATTTTGTAAACCCACTATCTCCAAGAGCCAGTATTGCGCTTGCCCGCGCTGCAAAGTCATGGGCGTATATTGAAGGTCGTGATTTTGTGATGCCTGAAGACGTACAAGCGGTTTTTCCAAGTGTGACTGACCACAGGCTTGGCTTAAACGCAGGTGATAGCGGCTATGCGCTAAAACATGTGCCTGTAAGCTTATAA
- a CDS encoding response regulator, which translates to MEFVKPLEPILIIDDMQDIRDYLNQILTGLGFEDILESRDFESAKTVIEEKSPNVIFLDIELPNTDGTEILEYLNDHHPHTHVVMCSGHNSLENVQNTWELGAKGFIAKPFNAKKVDSVMKRLELMETITN; encoded by the coding sequence ATGGAATTTGTGAAGCCGTTAGAACCTATTTTGATAATTGATGATATGCAAGACATCAGAGATTATCTAAACCAAATTTTGACTGGTCTTGGCTTTGAAGATATTTTAGAAAGTCGAGACTTTGAATCAGCTAAAACTGTTATCGAAGAAAAGTCACCGAACGTTATCTTTCTAGATATTGAGCTACCCAATACTGATGGTACGGAAATTCTTGAATACTTAAACGACCATCATCCACATACACATGTTGTTATGTGCTCTGGCCATAACAGTCTTGAGAATGTTCAAAACACTTGGGAACTTGGTGCTAAAGGTTTTATCGCCAAACCATTCAACGCAAAAAAAGTCGACTCTGTTATGAAACGTCTAGAATTGATGGAAACCATAACAAATTAA
- a CDS encoding HNH endonuclease, whose product MQNSERLLVKVGSDFPSRLKEVEEALVLFCVQGSVGGVSENTMEFIKWLVKTLHEQIGALDIWTRENNTRLEFGRFKPNKGFAIFTLNFQSKHPRFYVAGIKSVKEKLTDMQVERAKPLSIAYHREIINGVRAKGYYKSRLPKPEQRSETFIFNLQLKCSLIDAKPNKQNTSSARDSDAQGKFRLNAFRVYGRKCIITGDAPKSALEAAHIVHHKTSILDESFHPWNCLLLRRDIHGLYDSGDIIIDSDFKVLVNNEQLNEMDSYKNLDGSELNISNINHSALGISENKFIELLKDQLNKRNNDMFGKVIFWPVD is encoded by the coding sequence ATGCAAAATAGTGAAAGATTACTTGTTAAAGTTGGAAGTGATTTTCCATCGCGACTTAAAGAAGTTGAAGAAGCATTAGTACTATTCTGTGTTCAGGGAAGTGTTGGTGGCGTCAGTGAAAACACTATGGAATTTATTAAATGGCTTGTTAAAACTTTGCATGAGCAGATTGGAGCGCTAGATATTTGGACAAGGGAAAATAACACCAGATTAGAGTTTGGTAGATTCAAGCCGAATAAAGGCTTTGCAATTTTCACCCTTAACTTTCAAAGTAAGCATCCAAGGTTTTATGTTGCAGGAATAAAGTCAGTTAAAGAAAAGCTTACTGACATGCAAGTCGAAAGGGCTAAGCCACTTTCCATAGCTTATCATCGTGAAATAATAAATGGGGTTCGTGCTAAGGGTTACTATAAATCCAGATTACCAAAACCTGAACAGCGTTCAGAAACATTTATCTTTAACCTACAGTTAAAGTGTAGTCTCATAGATGCTAAGCCAAATAAACAGAATACGTCTTCGGCGCGTGATAGTGATGCTCAAGGAAAGTTTAGATTGAATGCATTTCGTGTATACGGCAGAAAATGTATTATAACAGGTGATGCACCGAAATCTGCTTTAGAGGCAGCACATATAGTACATCACAAGACTTCAATACTTGATGAGTCTTTTCACCCATGGAATTGCTTGCTATTGAGAAGAGACATCCATGGTCTCTATGATTCAGGGGATATCATTATAGATTCTGACTTTAAAGTGTTGGTGAATAATGAACAGTTAAATGAAATGGATAGCTATAAAAATCTTGATGGTTCTGAATTAAATATTTCAAATATTAATCATAGTGCCTTAGGCATTTCCGAGAATAAATTTATTGAGCTATTAAAAGATCAATTAAATAAGCGGAATAACGACATGTTTGGCAAAGTTATATTTTGGCCTGTTGATTAG